The Setaria italica strain Yugu1 chromosome VIII, Setaria_italica_v2.0, whole genome shotgun sequence genome includes the window CACAACAAATTGAAAATGAATCTTTGTCCATCTGTGAGAAAATACAAATAAGTTATGAATGCAAATGGCATACTGGAAGGGACACCACCAAAATTTCATTATCATGCAAACAAACATCAGAAATAACATTGCCAAAATATATTGACAACCATACTGATATCTAGTAACCAGTAAAATCAGGTCAATCAAATGCCTTGGGTTGTGTACTTGTCTTTTTGCTATTTAACAGTAGTCTGAAACTAGTAAGCAAATTCTAAGGAACACATTAGATAAAGTTCGTGAATCATGATAGCAGGAACTAACCGTATCCAACCGCGTCGCTTTAGCTGGAATACCTTTTCAACCAGGTTCAATAAAGGTACGCTAACATTTGTTGGCATCCACTGTCAAATACCATTGAAGGTTTattttgaaaggaaaaaaataagaatagAAGTTGCCTGTGATctgcatcaaataaattatGTAGTAATAGATGTGTACCTCAGGAGGAATTCCTGTTGAATCCTCGAATGTATTAAGAGATGACATGTTTGAAGAATCAGAATATGCCCTCACAGGTTTTTGTATCTGTCCGCTGACTTGTGTATCCAAACCAGAGTATGTTTCAATGTGCTTAGTATCATTTGAAGTATGCCCTTTATTGTTCACCTCATTGTCTGAGTGGCATCCGCTATTTGCAGATGAGGTGAGATCTTCATAGTTACTATCACCATCAGAAAGGCTACGAGCCCTTTCAAAGTTTCTATGATGCAAATTTTGGTTATCTGTCTCCTCGTGGTTCCAAGATAGAGacattctattatctgtgaattGTGCAGTGGCACTAGAAGGTGGCGTGCCAACCGCCCGTTTTAAACCATCTGAAACTCCTTTAAATTGTCGAACAATGTCATCCATCGCATCATCAACATTAACTGTTGCAAAACAAATCATTATATTTAAGAAAAGAACATCACAAGTTCATAAATTTTAAggggaaaaagggaaaagtGCAGGGATAAGCATACCAGCCAAAGTTTTCATAACAGAGGTGGACTTTCCAGCAGAGTAATTCtagaaaatggaaaagaaattAACTGCTAAGCACCTCAATGAAGTATTAAAGAAGGCGTGCACATTCTTTTGTTATTAACAACAAGGCTTATAAGGATTTTGTTGCTTAAACTACATACCTTTGATGATGCACTTAGAAAATCCCAAACTTCATGCTGCTCTGCAATATTCGCTATAGACAAGAGATCCTATTGAACACAAAATGAATATCGTCAACACATCTGAAGTAAAATATGAGGAAAAATGCTAGAGAACAAATCATACTTGAAGATATTTGTCCAGGAGAATGCATCGTTGGTGCACAAGGTAATCATCAACACTAGATGAAAGAAAACTCTTTGGAGGCAGATGTAATGAATAATTAGGAATCTCCTTCAGTTGTCGATGAAGACGCTCAAAATTTCGGTATCTACAAACAGAGGCTATAGGTCAGCATCATACCTCCTACTCCTTCAGCACTCCAAttaattttcaaatttcaaaataaaCAAAGTAAAACCATGCCTTCTTTTCACAAACCAGGTCTTGTTATCTGCATCAGTCACAGCAATAGAATAAACTGCAAAAGATTTTGAACCTAGTTTCTCGAAATATGCACCAACAACCTGAAAAGAATAAATGCACAACCAAGACAAATCACATCAGATGTTAAGAATTTATATTACTTCACATAAGTAGATGCATATTATATCAAGAACAAGAGGACCGAAGGTGATGTAAAATTGTTAGACCTGAAAAATCATGCAGAAACGGAACCTGCTGTAGAAATTAATTATCAGAAAAAACACACACCGCAACATACCTATAGTTGCCCATATGACACTGAATAACTTCATATGCTCACCATATACCACAAATGTCTCATTGCCATGTGGGCTGGGCCTCACGCTCAGCCTTACAATGAGCACCACATTTTTTTCTCTTAAAAAGGAGTGAATACAAATtaagccaaaaaaaaagtaCACGTGACAGTTCTCATCAgacacctggtactaatgttaATGGAACCACTGAAGCTTGTATGCTATACAGCAAATGCCGAATAGGGTTAAAAAGAATCGTGATGCCCATAGCCAGATTCCTTATGGAATGATGAGAATGGGAACACATATGGGAAGTAATATAAGGTCTTCAAGGACCGCGACTAATGATTGATTTCTTAGGAGTAAAAAGGCACAGCCTGAGAGCAAGTGAAATTCAAACTCCGTGCCCATAAATGTTTAAAACACTATGtacaaaaaaacaaagaaacaacaacatGCAAAACAACAGAATCAGCAATCAATTTGCCCTGTAATTGTACAAACTCTGAAACTTATCTCACACAGGAATGAGATAATCCTAATGAAATAATGGCACTATGACTTATATTTCAAAAGAAATTGTAGTGAATACTACTATCTCCATCCATTGTTGTAGGGTCTATATTGATCTGAAAAAGCTTTCAAAAGTAGGTGTTGACTACCGATTTCTCTTACATATATTGTCAATTGCTACTAAATCAACATCACATTACAAAACATTGAAATACGAAAATGTTGATACAATTTCTGGACACTATATGAGTATAATTTGACTAATAAAATTTAACCTTTTCAAATCAAAATATGCCGTACAAACAGAGTGATCAAATTTATTAGTAAAACCAAGCAACATGATGACTGCGAATAAGAAAAATGATACCAGAATGAGTTCTTGTGAAAGGGTCAGAAAAATTACCCGGCATCTTATCTTCGGAGCATGCAATACTACCTCACCATGAGAGGCAAGACCAACGACTTTCTCATCCTGATTTTTCCTTGCATTTCCACTTTCACTGGAAACCATGGGTTGGTTACTTTTGACCAAATATCTTTTTTCAATATCAGGAGTACTACTAGACCGCTTTAGTTCAGCTTTTGCACTGTTGCTTGCTTCATGTGTTTTTTCCTTGCTGCTGTAATTAACTTGATTCATCTCTTTTGGTTTCATTTCATTCTTATTTTGTAAAGCAAGGGGATGACTGCCTGTGACAAAAGCGGATTGAACATTCCTATTGGTACTTTGCATCAAGTTGACCATGTATTTATCATCAACAGATGCAATTCTCTCATTGAAGTTTGAAGAGATCTCTTTACCCACTGCCCCTGCACTTGGACTGTTATCACCTCCAGAACCTTTCAATCTTGATGAATTGTCTGTTTTATTCATTTTCTCCTGGTAATTTCTTCCTATTGCCCACATGTTCTCAAGATTCTCAGGGGCAAGAACCAGTGATTTTATTTTAGTAGCTGCATTCAATCGCACCGCCCAGTCTGGTTGGCGAGGCTGGATGGCACTGTCATGGTCATCCTCTGACACTTTTGACTTTCCACCTTCAGATGTAACAAGTGTCCTCATGCTGGAATTATTTCCTGGAACTAAACCACTTGGTTCTACAGTCAAATTCCTTGATTCCTTTTGAGAACCTTGTGAACCGCCTTTGTACGACGAACGATCATGCACTACCATCACAGTTCCAGTATTAGACATGTTTGTATTGCCTCCTACATTGCTCGTATCATTGTTGTTTAGAAGGTAGACAATTAACTCGTTCATATAGCTGAAAAAAGAACAAACATAAAAGCAAAGATTGGTACTTACAGTTACAAATAATCAACCGATATACTGCTTTAAGATGAATCATTTCCATAAATCAACCATCATAGCTAACAAAAACTTACATCTACTAATTACAATCAGCAGTGTATGATTACTAAGCAGagatttaaaaaaaacaaacggGACTTCAG containing:
- the LOC101774018 gene encoding uncharacterized protein LOC101774018, with amino-acid sequence MPKRMESVDDLIEEAKVRTVWWALCIFAISYFLTHTSKSMWTNVPMSILILAFLRYLSFKVEFRWREQSARKQTYLSQVSKRQLSSNDHRLSTVPPVSRWRRKVGSPSVEAAFESFTENILRDFVLDLFYSDITPDREAPELIRGLILHALGEVSGRVKEMNLVDLLTRDMVDLIGNHLDVFRKNQALIGADVMRTLSSEERDERLKQHLIVSQELHPALLSSEHEYKVLQEIVGGIMALVLRPQDAQSPLVRCFSRELMTCLVLQPVMNFASPIYMNELIVYLLNNNDTSNVGGNTNMSNTGTVMVVHDRSSYKGGSQGSQKESRNLTVEPSGLVPGNNSSMRTLVTSEGGKSKVSEDDHDSAIQPRQPDWAVRLNAATKIKSLVLAPENLENMWAIGRNYQEKMNKTDNSSRLKGSGGDNSPSAGAVGKEISSNFNERIASVDDKYMVNLMQSTNRNVQSAFVTGSHPLALQNKNEMKPKEMNQVNYSSKEKTHEASNSAKAELKRSSSTPDIEKRYLVKSNQPMVSSESGNARKNQDEKVVGLASHGEVVLHAPKIRCRVVGAYFEKLGSKSFAVYSIAVTDADNKTWFVKRRYRNFERLHRQLKEIPNYSLHLPPKSFLSSSVDDYLVHQRCILLDKYLQDLLSIANIAEQHEVWDFLSASSKNYSAGKSTSVMKTLAVNVDDAMDDIVRQFKGVSDGLKRAVGTPPSSATAQFTDNRMSLSWNHEETDNQNLHHRNFERARSLSDGDSNYEDLTSSANSGCHSDNEVNNKGHTSNDTKHIETYSGLDTQVSGQIQKPVRAYSDSSNMSSLNTFEDSTGIPPEWMPTNVSVPLLNLVEKVFQLKRRGWIRRQVLWISKQILQLVMEDAIDEWIIRQINWLRRDDVIVQVIRWIQDTLWPNGIFFTKLDGYKGNSGISQFDKQSSGTGTSKKSCANSFEFQLEASRNASEVKKLLLDGTPSTLVSIIGYKQYRRSARDMYYFLQSNVCVKQLSYAMLEQAIVTIFPELRQLIDEIHEKGRKEQASFTYQL